AATGACCATATTTATTATCTTGTAAAACATCCTTGTTATAGTGCGATCTCTGAATACCAATTTGACAAGTATAATTCACAggcatgttgttttttttttttttttaagggtgTAGATTGTCCCGTGTCCAAACATAAACTGTCTTGCTCTCCGTGGCGTGATCAAAAAGGCGTCATCCCATTAAGTCTTTTCCCCGATTTCTAAAAAAATACTGAGAATTTGCCAATATGGAATGTGATGAAATATCCATTTTCATTTGATCTGTGCAACACTGCTGCACGGCGCTCATGCAGCCCGCGGCAAGGCTGCATTCAAATTAGCAAAGCAATTAAGACGGAGCGATTGTACAGCTCAACGACTCTGTATCGGAAAATAAGGCTTGAATCAAACCTTCCCTTCATTGggttttattgttattacttCATATAACGCTGATTGTGTTCTCACAGCATATCTTCATCTTCAGCATGAACTAAGTACAAAAGGTCAAACTGTTTTCACACAAAACAGCTTTTTTTGCTGGCTCTAATCAATGCTACACCTTCTAACGTCTTAGATGAAACATGCTCTCGCATCCATAGGTTTCCTCCGCTCCTCTGCGCGCAGCGTGGAATCCGCGCTGCGGTTCAACCTTCACTTTCTAAATGAGGAGGTATGAGCGCGGTGTCACAAAACCCTGGGAGCCAGAATAATTACCCTCACTGGGGGAACAATTCATAACATTTTATAGTGACAATTTATGGCGTGGGTGGCACCGGAGCGGCTTTATGACTGAACCGAACAAGAGGTCACTACGGAGTCTGTGAGCTCACAGAAATGAATCTGTTTTAAAATCAGTCCCCACCACGTTGGGTCGGGCAGCGGACGGAATCTCGGCCCCCAAGAGAcgtctcgctccctcgctccaaTCAAAGGGTGACTTTTGCTTGGGATGGAGAAGCAAACCTCCCCGGTTTTCAGTAAAGACTGGCAGAGCTAAATGCACACTGCCTTTTAATATGGCCTCTGTGAATAGAATCTGAGCGACCCACAGATTGGGGTGAGATGAGGTGCTGGGAGGTTAAATCGGTAAAATAATCCAATGTGCTTTGTCACTGGCAGCGTTTCCCTTCGGGCAGTAAGGTGCGACGTGGCTAAAAGTGGGAAGACGCTGCATCCAAATGTGTTTTGTTGGGGTTGAATTTCTAAAACCAAGCatcagtttgctgctgcattTGCATCTGGCTGCAGGTACCTAATCCCATTCCTGTGATGGGCAACTGAATCTGGTTGATGAGAGTCTGCTAACAATCACTGTGCTACAGCAGCTCATCACAGGAGTTCAGGGGTTAATgattattactactattaatGCGCTGAATCTAGTATTAAAAATCTTAATGgaactacagtatgttaaatgGTGAAATGAGCCCCACAACAAAGGCAAATAAGAGAAACTCTCCAGCGTAGGATAAGAGATCAGGACATGAGGGGGTTGTACAGTATAGTGGATTCAGCTTCATTCTAGCGATGCTCTAAAACCAGCAGCACTGGTACAAATATTGACCTTTTTATTAATAACAGATTGTGTGTTGGCCAGATGTGACCAGCCTGGGTTCAttcctccctctcatctcctGTCGTTAGGAAATTCTCACAGTGGAATTTTATAAACCCAAAAAACTGCAGAAGGAAAAAGACAGCGTCATATCACACTGGTTTTTACCTAATACCAAGTTTGCTAATgctgcggagagagagagagagagaatgtctCTTTCATCCTTGAGAGTGATCAGTTCCACCTGAAGTCCAATCGCTTTCTTATTAAATCACCCAACTACACTGATGTCCACATTCTGGGcgttcctttcttcctcctgcttttATGTCGGCGTTGTTGAATTCAAAGCCTCGTCGTTATGGAAGCTCGGAGCACAATGCCGCTCCTGTGAAATAATAAGCTCACCAACTAGCAGCATTCAAGCCGCCTGGTTGAGCGTCGTCTCAGAATGGATTGACTATCTCGACgtcttatttcttttcttttctgcagGCGTCCAGCTGCGACGACGGCGAGATCCCGGACGAGGTGAAGCTGATTGGCTTTGCACAGCTGAGCGTTAGTTGATGTTCTCTCGGACGCCTGAAGCAGGCGAGACGGGGTCGAGAGTTCAGGGCGGACAGACTGAGGAACACATCAGCACTTCCTGCAACATCTTTCACAGCAGCTCCCGCTGAAGGCTCCCTccctgacaccccccccccccccccccaggctaAACTGTGCCATGGCCCCACCTGCAGTCTGCCACCGTAGCACACGACCCCCTGCTTACTGCCCTTAGAAACATTCCACCGTCCAAAGCACAGATCTGGATCGAAGACAAAGCCCAGGTACCTAACGATGCTCTCAGGTGGTGAAGGAGGCTATGACGTAGCTTTGaatgtgttatttattatttgttttactcTATGTTATTTTACTTCACGTTACCTCTTTATTCGGCAAAActcattatttattaaaatgagaaaataatttttgtttttctttctttcactgtgttgttttaacACAGTGGAAAGAAATTAGTTTTGACTCCTGCATGACAACCCCCCGATTTCAGATGTTTATCTGAGGTTTTGTCAGAATGTATGACTTGGTTAATTTATGGGGAAAAGCACATTTTCATAATAACAGCGAATGTATAAAAgcataatgtattttttttcttagtcAAGCCTTGTTTTGCATTGACAAGAAGGGAACTCTTTGACTGAGTGTGCAGAAGAAAAACGAGACCTGGGTGCTACTGTGTGTAATTTGCTGCTCTCAACAGTGTTAATGCTTCAAAATGCTAGAGGTGCCTTGTTCTTTTTCTGTGCCTAAGAACGTAGCGTTTGAGACCCGCTGATATCCATTTCACAAATGTACGACCCCCAGCGATGACGCAGCTCCGGCGAGTTCACCCTAACGAGACGCGCCGCAATGCACTTTTGGGCCGAGCGCACGGACGCTCAGGCCCCGGAAGACAAGTTAACTGTACGTGCTTTCATCACCAGACGCGTGAAATATAACTGCACCTGTGCTCATGTAATCCACGCTGGTTAGTGTTTGAAGATGCCAGACTAATGGGCCAACGGCAGCAGCGGAAGCGTCTTAGGCGCTAAATGTACTGTGCGACAGGATGAAACCAAATCTGTTGAAACGGCGATGAGCCATTTATTTGTCCAATCAAGTCCAGTAGCTCCAAATGATTTTTAAGTATTGAGGTGGTAAAAAGTAACTTTTActaaatgctttattttatgAAGTAACTTATTGTGTtttctatgtacagtatgtggaccatttcaacatacagtagtagCCCTGTTCCCTCTGTAATCGGCTGATGTCACATTTCTGACAAGGTGCAACAAATAAAAActtgctattattattaataaatatgtgtgtttaatatttccATACTTTTTTATAATGCTAATAGGGACTAATTAGGCAACATTTTGGCAAGTTGTCAGCACAGCCCTGCTATAATGTGGCCCAATTAGTTTAAAAGTGTAGATATAGTTACTGTGTAACTGTCAGTGAGTGAATCAGTTGTTTCAAACTTAGTTTTAATtgcaaaaaacaagaaacaaacatatACAATAAAGCTGAGCATCAGCAAATCCATAACCGAGTGAACTGCAAAAAGGCATCGAGTAGAAGCAGTAATATAACTTTAATTATTcaagtatttgttttttaatataaaaaacataCAATAGATAACAACAATCCCTTGTGGAATAGATGCTTTCACAGTAAATGTCACATTAGCTTATAATACTACAAACTGTCTGGAAAGAAACTTGTGGCCATAACTGCCAAGTTTTCTGAGAACCACCTTTTCCATGTCAGCGATCACTGATACGCAGTACATCCAGTCTTTAATGGCTGGAGTTGAACTCAGACCCGCGACACGCGATGCCGTGTTTCTAGCGATGCGTCGAGGGGTTGATGAGCTGAAATGGCTGCTAATGCATCGCATACATAACtaatggcagcagctggagcaatGAGGAGCTGAGACGTGTGATTACCTCAAGTGTGAAGGAGAAAAAACTGCCTTTAAAGAGAGCAAAACATAAATAGGACTTTTTCCAGAGAGAAGAGACCGACAACGATGACGGCGTGTAAACAAAAGCATTAGGCAAATTTAGAATAAAAGCATCGAGTGAGTTTGAGCGTGAGTTTAACAAAGTAGTTTAACAGTTTCTGCTCATTTCTGAAGATACATTACAGGTGAAATTTCTGTGCAGAAACCAGAAATTCACTGTTGCTCcacttgctcaaggacacttcagcagTGAAAAAGGCTAGGCCTTGTTGCGGCTTGAACCGGGGGCTTCTCGCTTCTTAATGCCCGTTGACCTAATGCTCAAATTGGGCCTGGAATGCACGAACCAAGCGACATTTAATGACGACGGCGCCTTTTAATTATGCATGAGAATACGCGCTTTACAAGCCTTGCGCATCCATTACCAATCATCACATGTAATCAGCAGAAATAAAGATTGGATGAATGCTAATGAAACGCCGCTGTCATGACATAGAGACTTGCATCAGCCCTCAATGTTTTAACATTAATTAGAGTGGAACTAGTGgaaatagaaagagagagagagagaaggcggACGTCCACAGGTCCATTAGCATCGTAGGTGCTTCTTACTGGACATGTCGTTCCAGACGCGGTGCATCTCCTCCGGGGAGATCTGGTGCACGGTGATAACCCGCCTGTACCTGCACAGGCTATAAGCCATTTTCCAGTGATTGAAGCCACTGTTCTGATAAGGGTGGATGCCCAGCTTGCGCAGACACAGTCCCACGTACACGTCCTCCAGGTGCAACAGTCTCGTGTGCAACGAGGTCTTGTAGATTAGCTCAGCGACGTCTGCCGAGAACACGTAGCCCGTGCCCGAGCAGAACGGAGGGTACTTGCTGTCAGGGTACAGGTCCCTGGGCATGTACCACTTGCTGCGCATGTCCCTGATGGGGCCGCCGTTGATCACGTAGCCGGTGAAGTACCTCCTCCTCGGCTTGGTGCTGGGCTTCAGGAGCTTGTAGATCAGATTGTCCATGTTGACGAAGATGTCGCTGTCCGTCTTCATGACGTACTGGGCCTTGGGGCAGAACGTGGCCACCCAGCGCATGCCCATCATGGTCTTCAGCGTGAGGTTGTGGTAGGAGTCCACGAAGTTCTCCACCACGATGTCGTGGAAGATCTGGCTCTCCTGCTCCACCATCTGGTTCAGCACGGCGTCCGTGTTCCTCCCCAGCAGGAAGACGGTGAGGATGCGGACGTCGCCGAAGGCGCCCTCGTCGCCCCAGGTCTCGCGGATGGCCTGGCGGGCGTCGAACTCCTTGTGCGTGGTGCTGATGAGGATGACCAGGAAGGGCGTGACGCCGTCGCACTTCTTGGGCTCATTGATGACGAACTCGAAGGCGTGCGGGTTGAGCGGGCGCGTCCGGATGTTGGTGAAGGTGATGTTCTTGTGGGCCTTGGCGGTCTTGCGTATGGGCAGGGACATGTGGCCCACGTAGGTGGACGTCGGGCGGGATATGCTCAGGTACCAGAGGGCGCTGGCCCAGCAGACCACGGTCAGCAGGTATAGACATGACACTTTTGAAGGCATTATGCTGCATTTAGATGTAGTTTGATGAGTTTGATGATGCTATGCTGTTTTCCCATTAGCGACGTTTCACCCAGGGAGGCAGCGTTAAGCTGCTCCAGTGTGCAGTTTGACATTAATTGTCAGTAAATGATGACTTTAGAGGAAATTGATGCTGTTTGCGTTTTAATGCGAAACACTTTGAATTCACGTGGACGTCCGGCTTCTCCTGGCgaatctgctgcttctccattTATATCTGAAAGGTAGAGAAACACATAGAAAACGGTccataaatataacaaatatatattttaaataaaacatgagagaGACTACTGCGGTTTTAAGAAATCCAATAAAGTCAGCAGTGGCAACTCATGCATGAATAAAAACGCTCAGTATAAACTTTACCATCAGCAACAAGTCAAACAAATTACAGAAGACGATACTTGCTTgaatgttatattatatttattcaatAAATGAGCTAAAGTACTGTGAAGTATTGCAGATAAACCTGATGTGTTCAAATTATTCACCAAGTGATGatgtcaaaaacaaaataaatgctgAAAATTTCGCTGAGCAAATATAGTTTGAGCTACGGACTAAAAAAACTTTAATTGACCCCAGAATGTGGCTCCGTCAGCCAACTGGACGTATCAGTAATTATATTCACTGTTGACTtaatttattactttattattacaaCCACTGGGATGTTCACAACAGGCCAATGTGCTGAGATAATGTGACTGTTGGAAGACCTGCGTTTATTAATTCTCATGTTGTAAGACAAAAATCAGTGCATCTTTAATAGTTGAGAATGAAGCTTAGTTTAATAAAATTGAAGACTCTAAATTGTACTTTCAACCTGTTGCTCCTGATGTTCTATGTGTGCGCTTTCTCGTTTTCCATAACAATCACTGTTTACTGGGTCAGACATTTGAACTGGCCTGTTTAACTCAAGTCAGACCAAATGTTCACACGCTCTGCGGTTGAGTTGACAGTGCGGAGCAAAGGAAACGGCACAGTTATTCAGACTGTGACTTTTCTTGTCAGTCTCGGAGTTTTaactaaatgaatgaaagcagaATTACCTGCAGCCATGACCTAAATTGTAAACAAAGCTCCTCTGTTAGCCTGAGAGCTCCTATCTACAGTACAAGAGTGAGTAATGGTATATTTGTCATATTTTGAAGTTGAGGCTGTTTTACAAATGGCAGAATTTGCTCGCAGCAtcagattcctcctcctcctcttgtgaAATTACCAGCAGATCCCACAGGATTTGGGGAAACAGAAGCATTTACAGAATGAGACGGAACTGAAGCAGTGCTGATTTGACAGTTCATTTGGCTGTCAATCTGTAACACGCAACGTTCTGAAAGCCAGCATTTCTAAATTAAACTGAATGTTCAATTTGTCACCAGCTGATTGAAGCAGAGAAAGGGAAAATGTCGTTTTCTGTGAGTGTTTAAGTGGTTTTTAATTCAACTAAGGATTTTCTATCTTTACATAATGCACTGACAAAACGTGGCTTGGAACGTAGGATCAGGATCACGTTatcaaatcaaatgaaaaaCTAGATGAGGCATTTCCTGAAAAAAATGCGCCGTGATGCTGTAATGTGGAATGCATCCTCAAACGTGACCATAGCTGATGAACTGAAtctatactgtagctgcatgtATCTGAACAGACATAGAGCTGGTTAACAGAGCTGAATGACTGCAGAACAAGCAGGCTCATTCCAGCAAACCCATAACGGTAATCATCAAAATAACTCCACTACATAACAGGTCTTTGAAGAACAAATGGTGGGTTTTCTGTTTGTATCCTGAAATATTTAAGTTGGCATGGACAGATCTGGGCCACATCGGCCAAATACATTTGGGCCTCATTTGGCCCGGCTCAATACAGTGCTCATTCTCCCTATTCATAACTAATAACTCTGACTAATCTGTGTGATCGGAAGAGTTACAATGATTGTACTTTAAATGGGTCTGTCTGAGACGTGGCTTAAAACTGCAAGAGACATGGAAAACGGAGTAAAGAAggtgaaagagaggaggaattAGACAGATCCTTACGATGTTGACTGATCTTGTGAGACAGGGCGTTAATAGTGTATGCGTTTCTGTCCGCTGCCAATTCAGTAAATAGGATAAGAAACCCAGTCTTGTCAGTGCTTACAATGAAACTTCATTAGCTTTCCTCTGATGTCCCCTTGAGGTTTATATTTGTGATTTGGACATGTCTGAATAAGTGATGGCTACAGTTGTACAGCCGCATTTAGCTCCCGTCTCAGCGGCAGAATAAAATCCTTTGTGAATCCAGGCCCGGAGCTGCTAGTGTGACGCCTGGTTGAGGCTACTCCAGCCTGTGGTTGGATCCTCGTAGCCCCCAGACCTTCACACAGCTATAATTCCAATCAGGCTCCAATTTTCCGAACGTCCCACTGAGTGTCAGTGATTAGATCTCTGCCGTTTGTGACCAGATTGAGTCGGTGAAAGCACTGTAAATATCTataaggagaagaagaagaggcgcACGAGGCCCGACGTCCCATCTGTGGACTTTCATGACGTGAAACACTATAGAGCCACAGCAGGGAGGGGGATCAAATGGGAAAATAATTAGCCTATGGTACAAACAGAGACTCAATTTATCATGATTTATTATATAGCAAGAAGTAAACGGGCACGCGGAGCAGAGTACAAAGACAGCAATTCATCAAGGCGAGACATTTTCTCCGGGGTTGACTGTTCCTGAGTAGGGCCTGCTGTGCGCTCCTACGTAATCAAAGGTTTAGATTCATGGCCCCGTGATTATATATTGACTGGTCTCTAAAGCGTTTTACCAGTAACAATATCTAGAGCTAATAGAGAGCCTGATTGGATTAACTGGTTCATGCGAAGCTGTGGTCATTGTTACAGTAGAGCCggtgaataaaatataaattgtcTCTCGTTTGACCAAGAAACTCTTTCAACACTGCTTTTAATCACACAACACACTAATCGCAGACCTTCAGATAACAGTAATAACTTTAATACATGCTGTGCATGTTATttcctgtgctgcagcctgtagCGTTACGTGAATACGTGGATTAGTTGAGTTACCGCTTGCGTCGCTCTCCGTCCTTTAAATGTCAGCGTTCAGATCACATCATGTGTGAAATAAAAAGCAGCGAACGCCTGAAAATGTGCGGCGATTTAAAACAATGACTATAGCGGAGTCGGAGCGTGTTGCtaaaagctgcatttaaaaatGTGACCTTGGAAAATAGAAAGGAGGAAGCTGTGCACGTTTCCTGGAGCCATTACCATGTATTTACACCGGCTATGAACGCTTATGAAGCGTTTTTGATGGCACCTGATTATAAAACgaaaagctacagtagctgcaagTTGAGCTGAAAAGTCAGTGTGTCTACTACAGAAATAGATCCACTGAGTCTGACTGAGCCCGTAAATactctcagtgtgtgtaaaaggTCAAGAGACGGTGGCATCATAAGATCTGGCTTCAGTACATCAGTGGAGAAAACACACGTCCTGTCTGACAGCGACGACACACTTTATATATATGGTTTATGCCCTATCCTCAAGTTTCTATGGAGACCCGACATGGCCAATGGTGGTGGTAAATCAATAAATATGAAGTATATATTACAGGAAAATGTCGAATGAGCTGAATCTTAAATCACACGTGTCAGTGTGAGTGGATGGACACTAGCTCACACTTACAGTTTGGTTGAAATACTGTTTTGTCTCAAACGTTCTTCATACATAGGATTCAAGTTACTGCTTGTATCATTCCTCAAAGAGGCAACATGAGAATGACATGTTGTGATAAACCTGCACATAAGCGGCAGACATGTGAAATCGATGTTTGCCGCTGTGTCCTTGGCTCTGAGACGAGGCAGAAGCAGCCGCAGCCAGACGaacgggaggaggaagagtctcTGTTTTCCACAGGCTCCTGTCTGTTATTGCTGCCCGACACAAACATTAGGGGAATATtgtcatttgcatattttatcCTTGGGGCTTGGTTTAAATTGTGTTCTGCTATTACAGCAAACCAAACACTGGAGAAAAATCTATACAGGCATTTAAATGAGTGACGCTACATTAAGCTGAATGAAAACGTCTgatgaaaaacataaaacagtgtCACTATTACTAGTGCGTAGAGAGAGCGGGAATCtggtgggttctgctgcgtccTGAAGATAATACGAGTTAATAAATGTTGATACTCTGATATAGATGTGGATGCATACTAATGTAAAGCTGCCATGGGCTGCTATGAAGCCGCTTATTCAGCCTCTTGTCCTCTCTGCTGTCTCCTCTGAAGGGGACCTCGACCTCACGAGCAACACTAAAAATTGCACGAAATGTATTAGTGTGCAAATAAAAAACGATGACCCGGTTATACACATGGTTACGTTTGCTGCCCGTGGGCGTGAAGTAGGGTTGCGCGCTTTTTGCACGATGAAGTAAAGACGGGGTAAAGACCAGCGTCGGTGGTCCTAACTCTGTTACTATGGCGACCGCTTCCAGGTGTTGCTGGAGCACATTAGCGACGAGGCAAGGTGAGTTTGGAGCTGCACCTGTCTGGCGTGATGCCCACCGCTcgctgcacccccccctccccccccgaGGCGCGTGGTGCTACGTGCTGCACGCAGAATACAAACTCTCGCCTTGGCGCCGGTAAAGGACGTGATGTAATAGaaaaggaacaaacacacaccaaaaagCAGTTGGCAGATTTAACAGCTCGTGCTTGATGAGTGCGTAAACGTTACTGACTTGCTGTGATGTTTAACGAATCGGCGTGACGAATGGCCGATGCCCTGACTCGGGGAAGCGGTGCAGAACTCACGTCGAGTGATGTGAAAAATGAAGTCAATCTATCTCTTCACCGCCATCGTCATTTCTCAACCACCTGCCTGGTCACAAAATGAGctaataattcatttttaattcatgtttCAATTTGAGACAGTCTGAGTAGGAAGTGAAatatgttttacagtttagcaaacCAGTGTCCATGAAGTGATACATTGGGTTTCCGTGCTTCAACCTGATGTGAATTGAGGGCCGGCCTGCCTGAACCGGTAGTTTAGCTTGTTACTGTGTTATAGTACGATGTGTCCTGAGGCTTGAGACTTGTCATGTACGTTTGTGTCCAGTCCCAGGTAATAAAATGTGAAGGGCCCTCATTGCTGAGGAAAGACATTCAATTAAAAAGGACACAACAGCAATCTGAGCATGTTTAGACGTGGCAGGAGTTTTATAGgtttattagtgtgtgtgtgtgtgtgtgtgtgtgtgtgtgtgtgtgtgtgtgtgtgtgtgtgtgtgtgtgtgtgtgtgtgtgtgtgtgtgtgtgaacatgctTTAAAATGCGAAAAACCTCAAATTCACCCGATCTCCGTTGCCTCCCTTTCTCCCGACAGCCTTCACAGCAGGGTGGCCTGCACTTATCTTCATCACCACCACCTTATCGCTTGCTTTTATTCCACCTGGAGCCCGTGTTCTCCCGCCACCTTCGCCGGCACCTCTCCTGGCGTGCCGCCCGCTATCAGCGGGTCTCTCTCTCTAAACACGTCCAGTACATTACAGCGTGATACACAATTACATTACCGGCCAACGAGTGTGCCGCCACAGCGGTACAGACGAGACAAGGGGCAAAACGACACTAGGCTTGTACAGACCAAGAGTTCCATCACTGAGGAACACAGAACTGAACTTTATCCCCACATTTGCACATTAATATCACACGCCCACAGCCCTTTAGTAGAATGGATCACAGGGTTAAATACAGATCACATTActgctattattattactgtaccaAAAGCAGTTTTAGGAATGCATCCCAGTGTCACACATACAGTTTCCCGCTGATGAAGAGCCACACTGTGGGAacatagtttgttttttaaagacagGCCCGATCATGCGCCAtcagctgtgctgtgctggGCTGGAAACGCACGGGTTTAATGAGAGGAGTTTGCCACGGAGCCTCTCCAGCCAACCGTGTCACATCACAGAGCAGCCAGGTAGTCATTAGAGGGACAGATGGTGCTGCGGCTGATTGGTCTCTGCGCTGACCTATTTGAAGGTGTTTTTCCTCATCATGCCTCTCCTCAGATGCCGTGAGCAACGTGGCCTCGGATAAAGTCAGAAATGCAAAGCACCCCTCGGTAATCTGCAGGAAGCCTATTGCAGCTTTGATGTGTGGGGGAACTCTAAGGGGCTCAGGGCTGAGGAGTGTGAAACACGGCGTCTTATTACACGGAGCCACGCGACTGTCACTCGGAAAATGTCCCTGTTGCACAACAGAAATGTGCAAAATCGGAGTGACAAAGCTGGATTGAATGAGAAAGTGAAGATTATTCTCAGTGTAATAAAAAGGAAAGGCTGCGTCAGTGCACGAGCGACTGTTTCCATCCCTACGATCTCCTTAGCAACATGCAAAGGGACTGTGAAAACCCGCAGCCGGTGATCTTCTAATGATGTCTCCATTGGCAGAGCAGGTTAAacactgtttttatgttttaatgatttacaCACCCCATGAAGTTAGAAAAATAAACAGACCGGAGTTTGCTGTTAGTGGGTTTCAGCTTGCAGCATTTCAGAACAGGATGGAGGCGAACGGAGGAGAGATCGGTCACGGGTCACGTCTTTGGTGGCTGCGAAATGTGTGGGAAAACTTTTCTCTTAAAGTCACGCTCTTCATTGTATAATCTGACGGGGACGCTTGCGAGTGCTGACTAGACGTGCTCTGAACTATTTCTAATGCCAATGACTACATTTGTCTTTCTGGAAAGCTCCATTGTCCTCCCAGACCTCAAGGATGTAAAACTCTGGGCAGCTGCGATGACTTTATTCAACTGCTACTGTAAAATAGTTTTGGTATAATCACACTGCACCTTGAGGCAGATCATGTAATAGAAGTGATCCTACAGTTCTGTAGAACATGGACCTGATGGCTTTTTCATATAAATATCACTATAGTGAGTTATAAAGCAAAAACTGCATCCAC
This genomic interval from Betta splendens chromosome 21, fBetSpl5.4, whole genome shotgun sequence contains the following:
- the b3galt1b gene encoding beta-1,3-galactosyltransferase 1; its protein translation is MPSKVSCLYLLTVVCWASALWYLSISRPTSTYVGHMSLPIRKTAKAHKNITFTNIRTRPLNPHAFEFVINEPKKCDGVTPFLVILISTTHKEFDARQAIRETWGDEGAFGDVRILTVFLLGRNTDAVLNQMVEQESQIFHDIVVENFVDSYHNLTLKTMMGMRWVATFCPKAQYVMKTDSDIFVNMDNLIYKLLKPSTKPRRRYFTGYVINGGPIRDMRSKWYMPRDLYPDSKYPPFCSGTGYVFSADVAELIYKTSLHTRLLHLEDVYVGLCLRKLGIHPYQNSGFNHWKMAYSLCRYRRVITVHQISPEEMHRVWNDMSSKKHLRC